One Ignavibacterium sp. DNA segment encodes these proteins:
- a CDS encoding carboxypeptidase-like regulatory domain-containing protein — translation MIKFYLFIITSSLLFLSSCANNSEAVLLYSGKLDVNLDDYSVIFGRVVYKDTNEPLINANIIIDSALIGTVTDSNGNYKISKILPGTYNIKASYIGFDNAILFNIKIEEGHQYLIDFFLQEGSFGPLINEQKGISL, via the coding sequence ATGATCAAATTTTATTTATTCATAATAACATCAAGCTTATTATTTTTATCAAGTTGTGCAAATAATTCTGAAGCAGTTTTACTTTATTCTGGTAAGCTTGATGTAAATCTTGATGATTACTCAGTAATATTTGGAAGGGTTGTTTATAAAGACACTAACGAACCGCTTATTAATGCTAATATAATTATTGATTCAGCTTTGATCGGAACTGTAACAGATTCTAATGGAAATTATAAAATTTCAAAAATACTACCTGGCACTTATAATATTAAAGCTTCTTATATAGGATTTGATAATGCAATACTATTTAATATTAAAATTGAGGAAGGACATCAATATTTAATTGATTTCTTTTTACAAGAAGGATCATTTGGTCCTTTAATAAATGAGCAAAAAGGAATATCTCTTTAA